In Zalophus californianus isolate mZalCal1 chromosome 17, mZalCal1.pri.v2, whole genome shotgun sequence, one DNA window encodes the following:
- the ZFP90 gene encoding zinc finger protein 90 homolog isoform X1: MAPRPPTAAPQLNRNVILQESVTFKDVAVDFTQEEWHHVDAAQRRLYRDVMLENYSHLVSLGYQVSKPEVIFKLEQGEEPWISEGEIQRPFCPDWKTRPEAKSSHLQQSISAGSRSTDGLSHATFESTWDVSSQLERHQETWKRYLGPDASNQKKIITPEENFQQNKFGENSRLNTVLVTQLNIPSRPTECDTLGSNLGHNSDIINQNNILAKKKPYKCDKCRKAFIHRSSLTKHEKTHKGEGAFPNGTDQGIYPGKKHHECTDCGKTFLWKTQLTEHQRIHTGEKPFECNVCGKAFRHSSSLGQHENAHTGEKPYQCSLCGKAFQRSSSLVQHQRIHTGEKPYRCNLCGRSFRHGTSLTQHEVTHSGEKPFQCKECGKAFSRCSSLVQHERTHTGEKPFECSICGRAFGQSPSLYKHMRIHKRGKPYQSNNYSIDFKHSPSLTQDESTVTEVKSYHCHDCGEDFSHITDFTDHQRIHTGQNPYECEQNFSQQPISHPGEKPYQCNVCGKAFKRSTSFIEHHRIHTGEKPYECNECGEAFSRRSSLTQHERTHTGEKPYECIDCGKAFSQSSSLIQHERTHTGEKPYECNECGRAFRKKTNLHDHQRIHTGEKPYACKECGKNFSRSSALTKHQRIHARNKL; encoded by the exons TTGAACAGGAATGTGATCCTACAGGAATCAGTGACATTCAAAGATGTGGCTGTGGACTTCACTCAGGAAGAATGGCACCACGTGGACGCAGCTCAGAGGCGCTTGTACAgggatgtgatgctggagaactatAGCCACCTGGTTTCTCTTG GATATCAAGTTTCCAAGCCAGAGGTGATCTTCAAATTGGAACAAGGAGAAGAGCCGTGGATATCAGAGGGAGAAATCCAAAGACCTTTCTGTCCAG acTGGAAGACCAGGCCTGAAGCCAAATCATCACATCTGCAACAGAGCATATCTGCAGGATCCCGTAGCACAGATGGCCTTTCGCATGCCACATTTGAAAGCACTTGGGATGTTAGTAGCCAGTTAGAGAGACACCAGGAAACCTGGAAAAGATACCTGGGCCCAGATGCATCCaaccagaagaaaataatcacaCCAGAGGAAAATTTTCAGCAAAATAAATTTGGTGAAAATTCTAGATTGAACACAGTCCTGGTTACACAACTGAACATTCCTTCAAGGCCTACTGAATGTGATACACTTGGAAGCAATTTGGGACATAATTCAGATATAATTAATCAGAATAATATCCTTGCAAAAAAGAAACCTTATAAATGTGACAAATGTCGAAAAGCCTTTATTCATAGATCATCACTCACTAAACACGAGAAAACTCATAAAGGAGAAGGAGCTTTCCCCAATGGTACAGATCAGGGAATTTATCCTGGAAAGAAACACCATGAATGTACTGACTGTGGAAAAACCTTCCTCTGGAAGACACAACTTACTGagcatcagagaattcacactggggagaagccctTTGAATGTAATGtgtgtgggaaggccttcaggCATAGCTCTTCCCTTGGTCAGCATGAGAATGCTCACACGGGAGAGAAACCTTACCAGTGCAGTCTCTGTGGGAAAGCCTTCCAGCGCAGCTCCTCCCTTGTTCAGcaccagagaattcacactggagagaaaccctatcgATGCAATTTATGTGGGAGATCTTTTAGGCATGGCACATCCCTCACTCAGCATGAGGTCACACATAGTGGAGAGAAACCCTTCCagtgtaaggaatgtgggaaagccttcagtcgATGTTCTTCCCTTGTCCAGCATGAAAGGactcatacaggagagaaacctttTGAATGTAGCATATGTGGGAGGGCTTTTGGTCAGAGTCCATCCCTTTATAAACATATGAGGATTCATAAGAGAGGCAAACCTTACCAAAGCAATAACTACAGCATAGATTTCAAGCACAGCCCATCTCTTACTCAAGATGAAAGCACTGTCACTGAAGTGAAATCCTATCATTGTCATGACTGTGGGGAAGACTTCAGTCACATTACTGACTTTACTGATCATCAGAGGATCCATACTGGACAGAACCCCTATGAATGTGAACAGAACTTTAGTCAACAACCTATTTCTCAtcctggagagaaaccctatcaGTGTAATGTATGTGGAAAAGCTTTCAAAAGGAGTACAAGCTTCATAgaacatcacagaattcatactggagaaaaaccctatgaatgtaatgaatgtggagAAGCCTTCAGTCGACGCTCATCACTTACTCAGCATGAGAGAacccacactggagagaaaccctatgaatgtattgactgtgggaaagccttcagtcaAAGTTCATCCCTCATTCAGCATGAGAGAActcatactggagaaaaaccctatgaatgtaatgaatgtgggcgAGCCTTTCGAAAGAAAACAAATCTGCATgatcatcagagaattcatactggagaaaaaccctatgcttgtaaggaatgtgggaaaaaCTTCAGTAGAAGTTCAGCACTAACTAAACACCAGAGAATTCATGCACGAAATAAACTGTAG
- the ZFP90 gene encoding zinc finger protein 90 homolog isoform X3, whose translation MLENYSHLVSLGYQVSKPEVIFKLEQGEEPWISEGEIQRPFCPDWKTRPEAKSSHLQQSISAGSRSTDGLSHATFESTWDVSSQLERHQETWKRYLGPDASNQKKIITPEENFQQNKFGENSRLNTVLVTQLNIPSRPTECDTLGSNLGHNSDIINQNNILAKKKPYKCDKCRKAFIHRSSLTKHEKTHKGEGAFPNGTDQGIYPGKKHHECTDCGKTFLWKTQLTEHQRIHTGEKPFECNVCGKAFRHSSSLGQHENAHTGEKPYQCSLCGKAFQRSSSLVQHQRIHTGEKPYRCNLCGRSFRHGTSLTQHEVTHSGEKPFQCKECGKAFSRCSSLVQHERTHTGEKPFECSICGRAFGQSPSLYKHMRIHKRGKPYQSNNYSIDFKHSPSLTQDESTVTEVKSYHCHDCGEDFSHITDFTDHQRIHTGQNPYECEQNFSQQPISHPGEKPYQCNVCGKAFKRSTSFIEHHRIHTGEKPYECNECGEAFSRRSSLTQHERTHTGEKPYECIDCGKAFSQSSSLIQHERTHTGEKPYECNECGRAFRKKTNLHDHQRIHTGEKPYACKECGKNFSRSSALTKHQRIHARNKL comes from the exons atgctggagaactatAGCCACCTGGTTTCTCTTG GATATCAAGTTTCCAAGCCAGAGGTGATCTTCAAATTGGAACAAGGAGAAGAGCCGTGGATATCAGAGGGAGAAATCCAAAGACCTTTCTGTCCAG acTGGAAGACCAGGCCTGAAGCCAAATCATCACATCTGCAACAGAGCATATCTGCAGGATCCCGTAGCACAGATGGCCTTTCGCATGCCACATTTGAAAGCACTTGGGATGTTAGTAGCCAGTTAGAGAGACACCAGGAAACCTGGAAAAGATACCTGGGCCCAGATGCATCCaaccagaagaaaataatcacaCCAGAGGAAAATTTTCAGCAAAATAAATTTGGTGAAAATTCTAGATTGAACACAGTCCTGGTTACACAACTGAACATTCCTTCAAGGCCTACTGAATGTGATACACTTGGAAGCAATTTGGGACATAATTCAGATATAATTAATCAGAATAATATCCTTGCAAAAAAGAAACCTTATAAATGTGACAAATGTCGAAAAGCCTTTATTCATAGATCATCACTCACTAAACACGAGAAAACTCATAAAGGAGAAGGAGCTTTCCCCAATGGTACAGATCAGGGAATTTATCCTGGAAAGAAACACCATGAATGTACTGACTGTGGAAAAACCTTCCTCTGGAAGACACAACTTACTGagcatcagagaattcacactggggagaagccctTTGAATGTAATGtgtgtgggaaggccttcaggCATAGCTCTTCCCTTGGTCAGCATGAGAATGCTCACACGGGAGAGAAACCTTACCAGTGCAGTCTCTGTGGGAAAGCCTTCCAGCGCAGCTCCTCCCTTGTTCAGcaccagagaattcacactggagagaaaccctatcgATGCAATTTATGTGGGAGATCTTTTAGGCATGGCACATCCCTCACTCAGCATGAGGTCACACATAGTGGAGAGAAACCCTTCCagtgtaaggaatgtgggaaagccttcagtcgATGTTCTTCCCTTGTCCAGCATGAAAGGactcatacaggagagaaacctttTGAATGTAGCATATGTGGGAGGGCTTTTGGTCAGAGTCCATCCCTTTATAAACATATGAGGATTCATAAGAGAGGCAAACCTTACCAAAGCAATAACTACAGCATAGATTTCAAGCACAGCCCATCTCTTACTCAAGATGAAAGCACTGTCACTGAAGTGAAATCCTATCATTGTCATGACTGTGGGGAAGACTTCAGTCACATTACTGACTTTACTGATCATCAGAGGATCCATACTGGACAGAACCCCTATGAATGTGAACAGAACTTTAGTCAACAACCTATTTCTCAtcctggagagaaaccctatcaGTGTAATGTATGTGGAAAAGCTTTCAAAAGGAGTACAAGCTTCATAgaacatcacagaattcatactggagaaaaaccctatgaatgtaatgaatgtggagAAGCCTTCAGTCGACGCTCATCACTTACTCAGCATGAGAGAacccacactggagagaaaccctatgaatgtattgactgtgggaaagccttcagtcaAAGTTCATCCCTCATTCAGCATGAGAGAActcatactggagaaaaaccctatgaatgtaatgaatgtgggcgAGCCTTTCGAAAGAAAACAAATCTGCATgatcatcagagaattcatactggagaaaaaccctatgcttgtaaggaatgtgggaaaaaCTTCAGTAGAAGTTCAGCACTAACTAAACACCAGAGAATTCATGCACGAAATAAACTGTAG
- the ZFP90 gene encoding zinc finger protein 90 homolog isoform X2: protein MAPRPPTAAPQESVTFKDVAVDFTQEEWHHVDAAQRRLYRDVMLENYSHLVSLGYQVSKPEVIFKLEQGEEPWISEGEIQRPFCPDWKTRPEAKSSHLQQSISAGSRSTDGLSHATFESTWDVSSQLERHQETWKRYLGPDASNQKKIITPEENFQQNKFGENSRLNTVLVTQLNIPSRPTECDTLGSNLGHNSDIINQNNILAKKKPYKCDKCRKAFIHRSSLTKHEKTHKGEGAFPNGTDQGIYPGKKHHECTDCGKTFLWKTQLTEHQRIHTGEKPFECNVCGKAFRHSSSLGQHENAHTGEKPYQCSLCGKAFQRSSSLVQHQRIHTGEKPYRCNLCGRSFRHGTSLTQHEVTHSGEKPFQCKECGKAFSRCSSLVQHERTHTGEKPFECSICGRAFGQSPSLYKHMRIHKRGKPYQSNNYSIDFKHSPSLTQDESTVTEVKSYHCHDCGEDFSHITDFTDHQRIHTGQNPYECEQNFSQQPISHPGEKPYQCNVCGKAFKRSTSFIEHHRIHTGEKPYECNECGEAFSRRSSLTQHERTHTGEKPYECIDCGKAFSQSSSLIQHERTHTGEKPYECNECGRAFRKKTNLHDHQRIHTGEKPYACKECGKNFSRSSALTKHQRIHARNKL, encoded by the exons GAATCAGTGACATTCAAAGATGTGGCTGTGGACTTCACTCAGGAAGAATGGCACCACGTGGACGCAGCTCAGAGGCGCTTGTACAgggatgtgatgctggagaactatAGCCACCTGGTTTCTCTTG GATATCAAGTTTCCAAGCCAGAGGTGATCTTCAAATTGGAACAAGGAGAAGAGCCGTGGATATCAGAGGGAGAAATCCAAAGACCTTTCTGTCCAG acTGGAAGACCAGGCCTGAAGCCAAATCATCACATCTGCAACAGAGCATATCTGCAGGATCCCGTAGCACAGATGGCCTTTCGCATGCCACATTTGAAAGCACTTGGGATGTTAGTAGCCAGTTAGAGAGACACCAGGAAACCTGGAAAAGATACCTGGGCCCAGATGCATCCaaccagaagaaaataatcacaCCAGAGGAAAATTTTCAGCAAAATAAATTTGGTGAAAATTCTAGATTGAACACAGTCCTGGTTACACAACTGAACATTCCTTCAAGGCCTACTGAATGTGATACACTTGGAAGCAATTTGGGACATAATTCAGATATAATTAATCAGAATAATATCCTTGCAAAAAAGAAACCTTATAAATGTGACAAATGTCGAAAAGCCTTTATTCATAGATCATCACTCACTAAACACGAGAAAACTCATAAAGGAGAAGGAGCTTTCCCCAATGGTACAGATCAGGGAATTTATCCTGGAAAGAAACACCATGAATGTACTGACTGTGGAAAAACCTTCCTCTGGAAGACACAACTTACTGagcatcagagaattcacactggggagaagccctTTGAATGTAATGtgtgtgggaaggccttcaggCATAGCTCTTCCCTTGGTCAGCATGAGAATGCTCACACGGGAGAGAAACCTTACCAGTGCAGTCTCTGTGGGAAAGCCTTCCAGCGCAGCTCCTCCCTTGTTCAGcaccagagaattcacactggagagaaaccctatcgATGCAATTTATGTGGGAGATCTTTTAGGCATGGCACATCCCTCACTCAGCATGAGGTCACACATAGTGGAGAGAAACCCTTCCagtgtaaggaatgtgggaaagccttcagtcgATGTTCTTCCCTTGTCCAGCATGAAAGGactcatacaggagagaaacctttTGAATGTAGCATATGTGGGAGGGCTTTTGGTCAGAGTCCATCCCTTTATAAACATATGAGGATTCATAAGAGAGGCAAACCTTACCAAAGCAATAACTACAGCATAGATTTCAAGCACAGCCCATCTCTTACTCAAGATGAAAGCACTGTCACTGAAGTGAAATCCTATCATTGTCATGACTGTGGGGAAGACTTCAGTCACATTACTGACTTTACTGATCATCAGAGGATCCATACTGGACAGAACCCCTATGAATGTGAACAGAACTTTAGTCAACAACCTATTTCTCAtcctggagagaaaccctatcaGTGTAATGTATGTGGAAAAGCTTTCAAAAGGAGTACAAGCTTCATAgaacatcacagaattcatactggagaaaaaccctatgaatgtaatgaatgtggagAAGCCTTCAGTCGACGCTCATCACTTACTCAGCATGAGAGAacccacactggagagaaaccctatgaatgtattgactgtgggaaagccttcagtcaAAGTTCATCCCTCATTCAGCATGAGAGAActcatactggagaaaaaccctatgaatgtaatgaatgtgggcgAGCCTTTCGAAAGAAAACAAATCTGCATgatcatcagagaattcatactggagaaaaaccctatgcttgtaaggaatgtgggaaaaaCTTCAGTAGAAGTTCAGCACTAACTAAACACCAGAGAATTCATGCACGAAATAAACTGTAG